A single window of Oreochromis aureus strain Israel breed Guangdong linkage group 7, ZZ_aureus, whole genome shotgun sequence DNA harbors:
- the marveld2a gene encoding MARVEL domain-containing protein 2, with the protein MSYGGGSYGRTERVHHAPHYDQVPSSLPRSDSYDLQPLREQRAPHLAQSTDPLPPPPLPAQPPVGPEFDPSGSEDNADQEPDPAIDIKPVHRFIPNSWKNFFRGSNRSSEKTWSMPASSSNNNSTTDGVRCSPPHSPSLPASFRDKYGGSGGSYNSRKELLEARDGHDSMSGHTYHTGLTYSERVQEYHQRYAYMKSWAGLLRILGCVELLLGAGVFACVCAYIHKDNEWFNMFGYSSPGGAYGAGYYGGSIDGTYYYTGPKTPFVLVVAGLAWVVTVIMLVLGMTMYYRTILLDSSWWPVTEFIINLALALLYMAAGIVYVRDTNRGGLCSYPVFNNGINGAFCRTEAGQIAAIIFLFVTMLVYLIGAIVCLKLWRHEAARKYRERYGQEMQPSNIRAVQSLMVTDSAPAPRIPEQVQGSSVVPIHTAPKAIPAKVLQGAIPSGHIPKPVIVPDYIAKYPVIRSDEERDQYRAVFNDQYAEYKELHSEVQATLKKFDEMDAMMRSLPQHPTNQMEVDRINRILQEYQRKKNDPTFLEKKERCEYLKNKLSHIKQKIQEYDKVMEWNDGYS; encoded by the exons ATGTCCTATGGAGGAGGCTCTTACGGACGCACTGAGCGTGTCCACCATGCGCCCCACTATGACCAGGTACCCAGTTCTTTACCCCGATCAGACTCCTATGATCTACAGCCCCTGAGAGAGCAAAGAGCTCCTCATCTTGCTCAGAGCACCGACCCTCTTCCACCTCCACCTTTGCCTGCTCAGCCTCCTGTTGGCCCTGAGTTTGACCCCAGTGGAAGTGAAGACAACGCTGATCAAGAGCCTGATCCTGCCATTGACATCAAACCAGTCCACCGCTTTATCCCCAACTCATGGAAGAACTTCTTCAGAGGAAGCAATCGCAGTAGTGAAAAGACGTGGTCCATGCCTGCCTCTTCAAGCAATAACAACAGCACAACAGACGGAGTTCGCTGCTCCCCCCCACACTCCCCCTCTCTTCCTGCGTCATTCCGAGATAAATATGGTGGATCAGGCGGCAGCTACAACTCACGGAAAGAGCTTCTGGAAGCAAGGGATGGCCATGATTCTATGTCTGGGCACACCTACCATACAGGTCTGACCTACAGTGAGCGAGTGCAGGAGTACCATCAGCGCTATGCCTACATGAAGTCCTGGGCTGGACTGCTGAGGATTCTGGGCTGTGTGGAGCTGCTGCTGGGAGCAGGTGTATTTGCCTGTGTCTGTGCTTATATCCACAAAGACAATGAGTGGTTCAACATGTTTGGATATTCGTCTCCTGGTGGAGCTTATGGAGCAGGTTACTATGGTGGCAGCATAGACGGGACCTACTACTACACAGGCCCCAAAACCCCTTTTGTGTTGGTAGTGGCAGGGCTGGCATGGGTGGTAACTGTGATCATGTTAGTGCTCGGGATGACCATGTACTACCGCACCATCCTGCTGGACTCTTCCTGGTGGCCTGTGACTGAGTTTATCATAAACTTGGCCTTGGCATTGCTGTACATGGCAGCAG GTATTGTCTATGTTCGAGACACAAATCGTGGAGGGCTCTGCTCCTACCCAGTGTTCAACAATGGTATTAACGGAGCGTTCTGCAGAACGGAAGCAGGCCAGATTGCTGCCATTATCTTCCTCTTTGTCACAATGCTTGTGTATCTGATTGGAGCCATTGTGTGCCTCAAGCTGTGGAGACATGAAGCTGCACGTAAATACCGGGAGAGGTACGGCCAGGAG ATGCAGCCATCAAACATACGAGCTGTGCAGTCATTG ATGGTAACAGATTCTGCTCCTGCTCCCAGAATTCCAGAACAGGTCCAGGGCTCTTCAGTGGTTCCCATCCATACTGCACCAAAAGCAATTCCTGCAAAGGTTTTGCAGGGAGCTATACCTTCGGGGCACATTCCTAAACCTGTTATAGTGCCAGACTACATTGC TAAGTACCCAGTGATCCGGTCAGATGAGGAGCGGGACCAGTACCGGGCCGTGTTTAACGATCAGTATGCAGAGTACAAAGAGCTCCACTCAGAGGTGCAGGCAACCCTCAAGAAGTTTGATGAAATGGACGCTATGATGCGCAGTTTACCTCAGCACCCTACCAACCAGATG GAGGTGGATCGCATTAACAGAATCCTCCAGGAGTaccaaaggaagaaaaat GATCCCACTTTCCTAGAAAAGAAAGAGCGTTGTGAGTATCTGAAGAACAAGCTATCACACATCAAACAGAAGATCCAAGAATATGATAAAGTCATGGAGTGGAATGACGGCTACAGCTGA
- the oclna gene encoding occludin, whose protein sequence is MSSSPVGSPPPYEADNDHKIIPQPAYSYYPDDEFQHFYRLTSPPGVLKIMAVICTFLCLLIFACVASTLAYDSQGALSGFGGIGGYGGSYGGYGGSYGGGYGGGYGGGFGGGYGGGYGYGGYGYSYVEPRSGKGFMIAMAAIVFIFVLTVFIVIVSRQSLSESRRFYLAVVIISAILALFMLIATIVYLVAVNPSAQSYGTLQGNTLTALCAPYQQPQSSALFVNEYLYHYCVFEPQEAIAVVFGFLVTAALIIMLVFALKTRQKIQNFGKSNILWKKVKVIDDLAPPQDVEAWVNNVSATPGEVPISDYPEKLRSSRSHLDDESTNYDKPPYSYSPQPVVQELPLQSRPPYSSISEVASSAGYSRTRRPGRPRHADGQDYDTDYNSSGDELDDNDFDSEFPPIANEQERNDYKREFDHDHQEYKDLQAELDAINQNLSAVDRELDELEEGSPQYLDALDEYNKIKNMKKSSDYQVKKRRCKYLKSKLNHIKKMVSDYDRRT, encoded by the exons ATGTCTTCCAGTCCCGTAGGAAGCCCTCCTCCTTACGAGGCAGATAATGACCA TAAAATCATTCCGCAGCCTGCCTATTCTTACTACCCAGATGATGAGTTCCAGCATTTCTACCGCTTGACGTCTCCACCAGGCGTCCTCAAAATCATGGCTGTCATTTGCACTTTTTTGTGCTTGCTTATATTTGCTTGCGTTGCCTCCACACTGGCTTATGACTCTCAGGGAGCATTGTCTGGTTTTGGAGGCATTGGCGGCTATGGTGGCAGCTATGGCGGCTATGGTGGCAGCTATGGCGGCGGCTATGGTGGCGGCTATGGCGGCGGCTTTGGCGGCGGCTATGGCGGTGGCTATGGATATGGAGGATATGGTTACAGTTATGTTGAACCACGTTCAGGCAAAGGGTTTATGATTGCCATGGCAGCCATTGTGTTCATCTTCGTACTCACTGTCTTCATCGTCATTGTATCCCGTCAAAGCCTATCAGAGAGCAGGAGGTTCTACCTGGCTGTGGTGATCATCTCTGCCATCCTAGCCCTGTTTATGCTTATAGCCACCATAGTATACTTGGTGGCAGTGAACCCATCGGCACAGTCATATGGAACGCTTCAAGGCAACACCCTTACTGCACTGTGTGCTCCCTACCAACAGCCGCAGTCCTCAGCACTATTTGTTAATGAATACCTTTACCATTACTGCGTGTTTGAGCCACAAGAG GCCATTGCCGTTGTGTTTGGCTTCCTGGTGACAGCAGCTCTGATTATCATGCTGGTCTTTGCACTGAAGACGCGGCAGAAAATCCAAAATTTTGGCAAAAGCAACATTTTGTGGAAGAAAGTGAAAGTCATCGATGACTTGGCACCACCTCAGGATGTAGAGGCATGG GTGAACAATGTGTCTGCTACGCCTGGAGAAGTTCCCATTTCAGACTACCCAGAAAAACTAAGGAGCTCCAGGAGTCATCTGGATGATGAAAGCACAAACTATGACAAACCACCATACAGCTACAGCCCTCA GCCTGTTGTCCAGGAACTGCCACTGCAAAGCAGGCCTCCCTACAGCAGTATCTCAGAAGTGGCAAGTTCAGCTGGATATTCCAGAACGAGACGACCAGGTCGGCCCCGCCACGCAGACGGACAGGACTACGACACAGATTACAACTCCTCTGGAGACGAGCTGGATGACAACGATTTTGATAG TGAATTTCCTCCAATAGCAAATGAGCAAGAGCGCAATGACTACAAGCGTGAATTTGACCATGACCATCAGGAGTACAAAGATCTGCAGGCAGAGCTTGATGCCATTAACCAGAACCTTTCAGCAGTGGACAGAGAGCTGGATGAACTGGAGGAGGGAAGCCCACAGTACCTG GATGCTTTGGATGAGTACAACAAGATAAAGAATATGAAAAAG TCTTCAGATTATCAGGTGAAGAAGCGCAGGTGTAAATATCTGAAGTCCAAACTGAACCATATCAAGAAGATGGTCAGTGATTACGACCGCAGGacctga